A part of Carettochelys insculpta isolate YL-2023 chromosome 1, ASM3395843v1, whole genome shotgun sequence genomic DNA contains:
- the GEMIN8 gene encoding gem-associated protein 8 isoform X1 has translation MEGSLDEGSQPWYYEQVYARYWKHYNQAMHWMYKHKNAYRKAMESFYQLSWYPPKTLPTDRYSDWDGGNPSDADHYSACAPSSSVHYPSWPQQYAGAHCSSRVDKEMVGDSEMEENSESEEEIECDLSNMEITEELRQYFAQTERHRQELRMQQQLEAEHQDVYVEADHDLHLTTRRSVQPPAERPGERRMAEMKKLYGVGAAKIQAMETAMQLAFDRNCDKKQPKYWPVIPLKL, from the exons ATG GAGGGCTCTCTGGATGAAGGCTCTCAGCCATGGTATTATGAACAAGTATATGCAAGGTACTGGAAGCATTACAATCAAGCCATGCACTGGATGTACAAGCACAAAAATGCCTACAGGAAAGCCATGGAGTCCTTTTATCAACTGTCATGGTATCCACCCAAAACCCTTCCTACAGACCGTTACTCGGATTGGGATGGAGGCAACCCATCAGATGCTGACCACTACTCTGCCTGTGCTCCAAGCAGCAGCGTGCATTacccttcctggccccagcagtatGCAGGTGCCCACTGCAGTTCCCGAGTTGACAAGGAGATGGTCGGGGATTCTGAAATGGAGGAGAACTCTGAGTCTGAAGAGGAGATTGAGTGCGACCTGAGCAACATGGAGATCACAGAGGAGCTCCGCCAGTATTTTGCACAGACAGAGAGGCACAGGCAAGAGTTAC gAATGCAGCAGCAGCTTGAAGCTGAACACCAGGATGTGTATGTTGAAGCAGATCATGACCTACACTTAACAACACGTCGTTCAGTACAACCACCTGCAGAAAGACCCGGAGAGAGAAGAATGGCTGAGATGAAGAAACTCTATGGTGTGGGTGCTGCCAAAATCCAAGCCATGGAGACTGCCATGCAACTTGCCTTTGATAGGAACTGTGATAAAAAGCAGCCTAAGTACTGGCCTGTTATCCCTCTGAAACTGTGA
- the GEMIN8 gene encoding gem-associated protein 8 isoform X2, translated as MEGSLDEGSQPWYYEQVYARYWKHYNQAMHWMYKHKNAYRKAMESFYQLSWYPPKTLPTDRYSDWDGGNPSDADHYSACAPSSSVHYPSWPQQYAGAHCSSRVDKEMVGDSEMEENSESEEEIECDLSNMEITEELRQYFAQTERHRQELREPGRTAAAARQRASEFLMITLSPSLECSSSLKLNTRMCMLKQIMTYT; from the exons ATG GAGGGCTCTCTGGATGAAGGCTCTCAGCCATGGTATTATGAACAAGTATATGCAAGGTACTGGAAGCATTACAATCAAGCCATGCACTGGATGTACAAGCACAAAAATGCCTACAGGAAAGCCATGGAGTCCTTTTATCAACTGTCATGGTATCCACCCAAAACCCTTCCTACAGACCGTTACTCGGATTGGGATGGAGGCAACCCATCAGATGCTGACCACTACTCTGCCTGTGCTCCAAGCAGCAGCGTGCATTacccttcctggccccagcagtatGCAGGTGCCCACTGCAGTTCCCGAGTTGACAAGGAGATGGTCGGGGATTCTGAAATGGAGGAGAACTCTGAGTCTGAAGAGGAGATTGAGTGCGACCTGAGCAACATGGAGATCACAGAGGAGCTCCGCCAGTATTTTGCACAGACAGAGAGGCACAGGCAAGAGTTAC GGGAGCCTGGGagaacagctgcagctgccaggcaaAGAGCTAGTGAGTTCCTGATGATAACACTGTCTCCTTCTCTG gAATGCAGCAGCAGCTTGAAGCTGAACACCAGGATGTGTATGTTGAAGCAGATCATGACCTACACTTAA